GGCATGCTCCCCTCGGCTTCGATCGGCGACCACCACGCCCTCTACGAGCCGATCCACGGCTCGGCGCCGGACATCGCCGGCCGGGACCGGGCCAACCCGCTGGCCACCATCCTCTCGCTGGCCATGATGCTGCGCTTCTCGTTCGATCGGGCTGATCTGGCCGACAAGATCGAGGCGGCCGTGGAATGCACGCTCGACGACGGCATCCGCACCGCCGACCTCGGCGGCACCACCGGTTGCCGGGCGATGGGCGAGGCCGTCCGCGCCCGGCTGGAGGCGATGGCATGACCACGGCACGACGAACCACCGACGGTCGTGAAGGCCTCCTCCCCCACAACCCCGCCGGCTACCGCGTCGCCGTGGTCGGCGCCACCGGCGCGGTCGGCCGCGCCATGCTGGAGATCCTCCACAACCGCCGGTTTCCGGTGCGCGAGCTGATTCCGCTCGCATCCAGCCGCAGCGCCGGCTCCATCGTGGAGTTCGGCCGCGAGGAGCTGCTGGTCGGCGACCTGGCCGATTTCGACCCGGCCGGCTGCGACCTCGCCCTCTTCTCCGCCGGAGGCGACACCTCGCGGGAGCATGCGCCGCGCTTCGCCGAGGCCGGCTGCTTCGTCATCGACAACTCCAGCGCCTGGCGGATGGATCCGGAGGTGGCGCTGGTCGTCCCCGAGGTCAACCCCCATGCACTGGAGACGGCCCGGCGCAACCGCATCATCGCCAACCCCAACTGCTCGACCATCCAGATGGTGGTGGCGCTCGCCCCGCTCCATCGCGCCGCGGAGATCCGCCGCATCGTGGTCGCCACCTATCAGGCGGTCTCCGGCGCCGGCAACCGGGCGATCGAAGAGCTGGCGAGCCAGACGCGCAACCTGCTCTGCGGCACCGAGGCCGAGGTCGAAGTGCTGCCGGCTCGGATCGCCTTCAACGTCATCCCGCAGATCGACCGCTTCCTCGACGACGGCTACACCAAGGAGGAGCACAAGATGATGGAGGAGACGCGCAAGATCCTGGAGTGCGACACCATCGGCGTCTCGGCCACCACCGTGCGGGTGCCGGTCTTCTACGGCCACTCCGAGGCGGTCAACGTCGAGTTCGCCCGGTCGATGGATGCCGACCGCGCCCGTGATCTGCTGGCCGAGGCCGACGGCGTCTGCGTGGTCGACGATCCGGCCGGTGAAGACTATCCGATGGCCAGCGAGGCCGGCGGCACCGATCCGGTCTGGGTCGGACGGATCCGCAACGACGCCAGCCGCCCCAACACCATCGACATGTGGATCGTGGCCGACAACATTCGCAAGGGGGCGGCGCTCAATGCCGTCCAGATCGCCGAGCTGCTGGTGGAAGGTGGATGAACGCGGCACGGGCATCCAACCGGCGACGGCGAGGGGAGGGTGAAGGGATGACGCTGGCGTGCAACATCGACAAGGCCGGCCCTGCAGATCGCCCGCGTCCAGATACGGCCGGGCGACTTCGCCGCCCAAGGGCCGCCATCGCGGGAGCCACTGCGACGGAATCGGGAGTGCGGCGCCTCCTCGCAGAGGCGCGTGGAGGAGCGATCCGGAGGATGGTGCTGCTGCCGGTGCTGCTCTGGCTCCTCCTCCCGGCGCCCGCCGGCGCCGTCTCGCTGGGGCGCATCGAGGTGGCCAGCCACCTGGGCGAGCGCTTCTTCGCCGAGATTCCGCTCAAGCTCGATCCGGGCGAGAGCCTCTCCACCATCTTCGTCGACCTCGCCTCACCGATCGAGTACCGCTTCCTCGAGGTCTACCGCGACAGCGCCATCGACGATCTAAAAACCACCGTCCGGCAGGACCGGCGCGGTCTGCGGGTGGAGATCGCCAGCAGCAAGCCGCTGCAATCGCCCTACATCAACCTGGTGCTACGGCTGCGCCACGGCCGCGCCACCCACTTCAAGAAGTATCCCGTCTTCCTCCCGCTGCCGGA
This genomic stretch from Zetaproteobacteria bacterium harbors:
- a CDS encoding aspartate-semialdehyde dehydrogenase, yielding MTTARRTTDGREGLLPHNPAGYRVAVVGATGAVGRAMLEILHNRRFPVRELIPLASSRSAGSIVEFGREELLVGDLADFDPAGCDLALFSAGGDTSREHAPRFAEAGCFVIDNSSAWRMDPEVALVVPEVNPHALETARRNRIIANPNCSTIQMVVALAPLHRAAEIRRIVVATYQAVSGAGNRAIEELASQTRNLLCGTEAEVEVLPARIAFNVIPQIDRFLDDGYTKEEHKMMEETRKILECDTIGVSATTVRVPVFYGHSEAVNVEFARSMDADRARDLLAEADGVCVVDDPAGEDYPMASEAGGTDPVWVGRIRNDASRPNTIDMWIVADNIRKGAALNAVQIAELLVEGG